The following proteins come from a genomic window of Candidatus Methanoperedens sp.:
- a CDS encoding nucleotidyltransferase domain-containing protein, with protein sequence MHKICRIDISRSEELPGKIKSFVGKLTSCINIKKVYLFGSVARNDFNEGSDIDLAIIGDFKERFLDRIDKILEMTELPIEPLCYTEQEFEDMKSKDNPFVKEILRGKLLFNSDEKSCKV encoded by the coding sequence ATGCATAAAATATGCAGAATCGATATTAGCAGAAGTGAGGAACTTCCTGGCAAAATAAAAAGTTTTGTTGGGAAACTCACTTCTTGTATCAATATCAAAAAGGTATATTTGTTCGGTTCAGTAGCTCGCAATGACTTTAATGAAGGAAGTGATATCGATCTTGCTATCATAGGAGATTTTAAGGAACGTTTTTTAGATCGTATAGATAAAATTCTTGAAATGACGGAGTTACCGATAGAACCGCTTTGCTATACGGAACAGGAATTTGAAGATATGAAAAGTAAGGATAATCCTTTCGTGAAAGAAATTTTGAGGGGTAAATTACTCTTCAATTCCGATGAAAAAAGTTGCAAAGTTTGA